Proteins encoded by one window of Acidobacteriota bacterium:
- a CDS encoding NADH-quinone oxidoreductase subunit A: MPDYNLSYLYVFVFFLAGALFTSLLLGISRLIAPRKPTREKLRTYESGEEPVGQAWGRYPTHFYVFALLFVVFDVDVIFLIPWAAFFRSFGWTGLVEMVLFVGVLVVGLVYAWRKEALRWY; the protein is encoded by the coding sequence GTGCCCGACTACAACCTTTCGTATCTATACGTCTTCGTCTTCTTCCTCGCGGGGGCACTGTTCACGAGCCTGCTCCTCGGGATCAGCCGGCTCATCGCTCCCCGGAAGCCGACGCGCGAGAAGCTCCGCACCTACGAGTCGGGGGAGGAGCCGGTCGGGCAGGCCTGGGGCCGGTACCCCACCCACTTCTACGTCTTCGCCCTCCTCTTCGTGGTCTTCGACGTGGACGTCATCTTCCTCATCCCGTGGGCCGCGTTCTTCCGCTCCTTCGGCTGGACCGGCCTCGTCGAGATGGTCCTCTTCGTCGGCGTCCTGGTCGTCGGTCTCGTCTACGCCTGGCGGAAAGAGGCCCTCCGGTGGTACTGA